The following proteins are co-located in the Macrobrachium rosenbergii isolate ZJJX-2024 chromosome 28, ASM4041242v1, whole genome shotgun sequence genome:
- the LOC136853858 gene encoding methylthioribose-1-phosphate isomerase isoform X2, whose protein sequence is MFSTKSSGRYVTLPLGQNYRTAPDGICKMSLEAIRWKDNKLEILDQLLLPASTEFMHVKNVEDGWQVINKMQVRGAPAIAIVGCLSLAAELVNSSYSTCSDLMKAVTEKLQYLVTARPTAVNMRKATDDMITFMSQCHGKGMSTEELKSSIISRCENMLAIDVDTNKKIGDFGAQSILANSDAKQVNVITHCNTGSLATAGYGTALGVIRSLHAQGKLGHAYCTETRPYNQGARLTAFELVYESMPSTLICDNMAASLMKSKEIHAVVVGADRVTCNGDTANKIGTYQATVVAKYHGVPFYVCAPITSIDLCLPSGESIPIEERPHKEMTHVAGVRIAAPGISCWNPAFDVTPAELITGGIVTELGVFKPSEMYEKIKGEAS, encoded by the exons ATGTTCTCAACTAAATCCTCAGGAAGATATGTGACGTTACCGTTAGGGCAGAACTACAGAACAGCTCCGGATGGG ATTTGTAAGATGTCTCTTGAAGCAATTCGCTGGAAAGACAATAAGCTTGAGATTCTGGATCAACTTTTGCTACCAGCAAGCACAGAATTCATGCATGTCAAAAATGTTGAAGATGGATGGCAAGTCATCAATAAGATGCAG GTAAGAGGAGCTCCTGCCATAGCAATTGTGGGATGTTTGAGCTTAGCAGCAGAGTTGGTAAATTCATCGTATTCAACATGCTCTGATCTTATGAAGGCAGTAACTGAGAAACTTCAGTATTTGGTTACAGCTCGACCTACTGCTGTCAACATGAGAAAGGCAACTGATGATATGATAACCTTTATGTCTCAGTGCCATGGAAAGGGGATGTCGACTGAAGAGCTGAAATCAAG CATCATCTCAAGGTGTGAAAACATGTTAGCCATTGATGTGGATACTAATAAGAAGATAGGAGATTTTGGGGCACAGTCCATATTAGCAAATTCAGATGCAAAACAAGTGAATGTGATAACACACTGTAACACTGGGTCTCTAGCAACCGCTGGATATGGAACAGCTCTGGGTGTTATACGCTCCCTTCATGCTCAAGGAAAATTAG GTCATGCATATTGTACTGAGACTCGACCATACAACCAAGGTGCCAGGCTCACTGCTTTTGAATTAGTTTATGAGTCCATGCCATCAACCCTCATATGTGATAACATGGCAGCATCGCTCATGAAATCCAAAGAAATTCATGCTGTTGTAGTGGGAGCTGACAGAGTAACATGCAATGGTGACACTGCTAATAAAATTGGTACATACCAGGCAA CAGTAGTGGCAAAATACCATGGTGTACCATTTTATGTGTGTGCTCCCATAACATCCATTGATTTATGCCTACCCAGTGGTGAAAGCATTCCAATAGAGGAAAGGCCACACAAGGAAATGACGCATGTTGCTGGTGTGAGGATTGCTGCTCCCG GCATCTCTTGTTGGAATCCCGCATTTGATGTTACTCCAGCGGAATTGATTACAGGTGGAATTGTGACAGAGTTAGGAGTATTCAAGCCATCTGAAATGTACGAGAAGATTAAAGGAGAAGCTTCGTAG
- the LOC136853858 gene encoding methylthioribose-1-phosphate isomerase isoform X3 — MSLEAIRWKDNKLEILDQLLLPASTEFMHVKNVEDGWQVINKMQVRGAPAIAIVGCLSLAAELVNSSYSTCSDLMKAVTEKLQYLVTARPTAVNMRKATDDMITFMSQCHGKGMSTEELKSSIISRCENMLAIDVDTNKKIGDFGAQSILANSDAKQVNVITHCNTGSLATAGYGTALGVIRSLHAQGKLGHAYCTETRPYNQGARLTAFELVYESMPSTLICDNMAASLMKSKEIHAVVVGADRVTCNGDTANKIGTYQLAVVAKYHGVPFYVCAPITSIDLCLPSGESIPIEERPHKEMTHVAGVRIAAPGISCWNPAFDVTPAELITGGIVTELGVFKPSEMYEKIKGEAS; from the exons ATGTCTCTTGAAGCAATTCGCTGGAAAGACAATAAGCTTGAGATTCTGGATCAACTTTTGCTACCAGCAAGCACAGAATTCATGCATGTCAAAAATGTTGAAGATGGATGGCAAGTCATCAATAAGATGCAG GTAAGAGGAGCTCCTGCCATAGCAATTGTGGGATGTTTGAGCTTAGCAGCAGAGTTGGTAAATTCATCGTATTCAACATGCTCTGATCTTATGAAGGCAGTAACTGAGAAACTTCAGTATTTGGTTACAGCTCGACCTACTGCTGTCAACATGAGAAAGGCAACTGATGATATGATAACCTTTATGTCTCAGTGCCATGGAAAGGGGATGTCGACTGAAGAGCTGAAATCAAG CATCATCTCAAGGTGTGAAAACATGTTAGCCATTGATGTGGATACTAATAAGAAGATAGGAGATTTTGGGGCACAGTCCATATTAGCAAATTCAGATGCAAAACAAGTGAATGTGATAACACACTGTAACACTGGGTCTCTAGCAACCGCTGGATATGGAACAGCTCTGGGTGTTATACGCTCCCTTCATGCTCAAGGAAAATTAG GTCATGCATATTGTACTGAGACTCGACCATACAACCAAGGTGCCAGGCTCACTGCTTTTGAATTAGTTTATGAGTCCATGCCATCAACCCTCATATGTGATAACATGGCAGCATCGCTCATGAAATCCAAAGAAATTCATGCTGTTGTAGTGGGAGCTGACAGAGTAACATGCAATGGTGACACTGCTAATAAAATTGGTACATACCAG ttagCAGTAGTGGCAAAATACCATGGTGTACCATTTTATGTGTGTGCTCCCATAACATCCATTGATTTATGCCTACCCAGTGGTGAAAGCATTCCAATAGAGGAAAGGCCACACAAGGAAATGACGCATGTTGCTGGTGTGAGGATTGCTGCTCCCG GCATCTCTTGTTGGAATCCCGCATTTGATGTTACTCCAGCGGAATTGATTACAGGTGGAATTGTGACAGAGTTAGGAGTATTCAAGCCATCTGAAATGTACGAGAAGATTAAAGGAGAAGCTTCGTAG
- the LOC136853858 gene encoding methylthioribose-1-phosphate isomerase isoform X1, whose product MFSTKSSGRYVTLPLGQNYRTAPDGICKMSLEAIRWKDNKLEILDQLLLPASTEFMHVKNVEDGWQVINKMQVRGAPAIAIVGCLSLAAELVNSSYSTCSDLMKAVTEKLQYLVTARPTAVNMRKATDDMITFMSQCHGKGMSTEELKSSIISRCENMLAIDVDTNKKIGDFGAQSILANSDAKQVNVITHCNTGSLATAGYGTALGVIRSLHAQGKLGHAYCTETRPYNQGARLTAFELVYESMPSTLICDNMAASLMKSKEIHAVVVGADRVTCNGDTANKIGTYQLAVVAKYHGVPFYVCAPITSIDLCLPSGESIPIEERPHKEMTHVAGVRIAAPGISCWNPAFDVTPAELITGGIVTELGVFKPSEMYEKIKGEAS is encoded by the exons ATGTTCTCAACTAAATCCTCAGGAAGATATGTGACGTTACCGTTAGGGCAGAACTACAGAACAGCTCCGGATGGG ATTTGTAAGATGTCTCTTGAAGCAATTCGCTGGAAAGACAATAAGCTTGAGATTCTGGATCAACTTTTGCTACCAGCAAGCACAGAATTCATGCATGTCAAAAATGTTGAAGATGGATGGCAAGTCATCAATAAGATGCAG GTAAGAGGAGCTCCTGCCATAGCAATTGTGGGATGTTTGAGCTTAGCAGCAGAGTTGGTAAATTCATCGTATTCAACATGCTCTGATCTTATGAAGGCAGTAACTGAGAAACTTCAGTATTTGGTTACAGCTCGACCTACTGCTGTCAACATGAGAAAGGCAACTGATGATATGATAACCTTTATGTCTCAGTGCCATGGAAAGGGGATGTCGACTGAAGAGCTGAAATCAAG CATCATCTCAAGGTGTGAAAACATGTTAGCCATTGATGTGGATACTAATAAGAAGATAGGAGATTTTGGGGCACAGTCCATATTAGCAAATTCAGATGCAAAACAAGTGAATGTGATAACACACTGTAACACTGGGTCTCTAGCAACCGCTGGATATGGAACAGCTCTGGGTGTTATACGCTCCCTTCATGCTCAAGGAAAATTAG GTCATGCATATTGTACTGAGACTCGACCATACAACCAAGGTGCCAGGCTCACTGCTTTTGAATTAGTTTATGAGTCCATGCCATCAACCCTCATATGTGATAACATGGCAGCATCGCTCATGAAATCCAAAGAAATTCATGCTGTTGTAGTGGGAGCTGACAGAGTAACATGCAATGGTGACACTGCTAATAAAATTGGTACATACCAG ttagCAGTAGTGGCAAAATACCATGGTGTACCATTTTATGTGTGTGCTCCCATAACATCCATTGATTTATGCCTACCCAGTGGTGAAAGCATTCCAATAGAGGAAAGGCCACACAAGGAAATGACGCATGTTGCTGGTGTGAGGATTGCTGCTCCCG GCATCTCTTGTTGGAATCCCGCATTTGATGTTACTCCAGCGGAATTGATTACAGGTGGAATTGTGACAGAGTTAGGAGTATTCAAGCCATCTGAAATGTACGAGAAGATTAAAGGAGAAGCTTCGTAG